One genomic region from Amaranthus tricolor cultivar Red isolate AtriRed21 chromosome 12, ASM2621246v1, whole genome shotgun sequence encodes:
- the LOC130828577 gene encoding uncharacterized protein LOC130828577 — MKDYDAGREAARRPWNQRRRSPRRDEAKHESSNTQGTINVIFGGYTEEFPTIRAAKDIVHTLLKGPPKTVSKGPIMRFDATTSQPLQQPHTDPLVVTLKVGQMKVKRVLVDTGSTADLITMECLRKMKFEEKHLQPLDKPLIGFGGNQVIPLGTIILPVRVGERNRSRAMPVRFTVVDLTFPYNAIMGLPLINKIKAAIFPHQLLLQFEQDDGRVGVLKEDQVTARQCLVNTLKRETSATPSKRKREEESPTVMSVYTDGPNSHERPHPVERYEETEIFDGK; from the coding sequence ATGAAGGACTATGATGCGGGAAGAGAAGCAGCCAGGAGGCCATGGAATCAAAGACGCAGGTCCCCCAGAAGGGATGAGGCCAAGCATgaaagttccaacacacaaGGAACTATCAACGTAATTTTCGGAGGATACACAGAAGAATTTCCTACCATTCGAGCCGCCAAGGATATCGTCCATACTCTACTGAAGGGGCCACCAAAAACCGTATCAAAGGGGCCGATCATGAGATTCGACGCCACTACCTCTCAACCGCTGCAACAACCACACACCGATCCTCTAGTGGTCACCCTCAAAGTCGGGCAAATGAAGGTCAAGAGAGTATTGGTAGACACCGGAAGCACGGCCGACCTCATAACCATGGAGTgcctaagaaaaatgaaattcgaAGAAAAGCACTTGCAGCCTCTCGACAAACCATTGATTGGGTTTGGAGGTAATCAGGTCATTCCACTAGGCACGATCATTCTACCCGTAAGGGTGGGGGAAAGAAACAGAAGCAGGGCCATGCCCGTACGATTCACGGTAGTGGATCTCACATTCCCCTATAATGCCATCATGGGGCTCCCGCTCATCAACAAGATAAAGGCCGCGATCTTTCCTCATCAACTCCTGTTGCAATTCGAACAGGATGATGGCCGGGTGGGCGTCCTTAAAGAAGACCAAGTAACAGCCCGACAATGCCTCGTGAATACCCTGAAGCGAGAAACATCCGCCACTCCCTCCAAGAGAAAGAGGGAAGAAGAGTCTCCAACCGTCATGAGCGTATACACGGACGGTCCCAATAGCCACGAAAGGCCTCATCCCGTGGAGCGATATGAGGAGACGGAAATTTTCGACGGGAAGTAG